The following nucleotide sequence is from Negativicutes bacterium.
TAAACGGTGATATTGAAGCTATGATCGACGCCTTGATCGTGGCAGATCGCGCCGCTAAGCTATCAGGAGACAATCAATGAGCGGCAAACCTGCCACCTTGCGCCTTTTGCGCAGGGAAGGGGCTAATTATTTAAAGGAACATGGCTTGGAGCAAACCGCTTGGCGAGATGCGGAATTGTTATTGCGGCAGGCTCTGGCAATGTCCAGAGCCTCTTTTTTTAGCCATTTGGACGAAGCGATGGTATTGACAACAGAGCAGCGCCGCCAATATCACTACAATTTGCAGCAAAGGACGGCGCAGACGCCAATGCAATATTTGCTGGGACGGCAGGAATTTTACGGTTTGGAATTTCAGGTTGCAGCCGGTGTGCTGATTCCGCGGCCGGAAACCGAGCATTTGGTGGCGGCGGCAGAGCAGCAGCTGCGCCGGTGGAGCTGCGATGGCAGCGGTTTGGTGATCGCGGAAATCGGCGTCGGTTCCGGCGCCATTGCCTTGACCTTAGCCCATTTGCTGCCCGGTTTGACGGTGGATGCCAGCGATATCAGTCCGCTTCCTTTACAACTGAGCGCCGTCAATGCCGAACAGCTGGGAGTGAAGCAGCGGGTACGTTTTTTTCTGGGTGACCTGCTCGCACCGCTGCCTCTGCCGCAGTATGCGATGATTCTCAGTAACCCGCCCTATATTCCTTCGGCTGAGATCGAAGCTTTAGCAGCCGATGTCCGGCAGGAGCCGATCATAGCTCTGGATGGCGGACCGGACGGTCTGTCTTTCTATCGCCGTTTGCTGCGGGATGCAGGCCCGCGTCTGCAGCCAAATGGGTTCCTGATTCTGGAGATCGGGCAAGGCCAGCTGCAGGCAATTCTGCGGCTGGCTGAAGAGGAAGGCTGGCTGCTCGATCGCGCGGTCGCGGATTTTGCCGCGATCCCACGCGTCTTACTGCTGAAGCGAAAGGAAAGCGCTGCCGGTTTTATTTCTCTCTGCAGCAGGACTTATTCATCCCATTTTAGAATTGATTAAAATTGATATTCTTGCGAGGAGCGGAAAGTAGGTGACACAATGGCTGGTGTGGCGTTTTACCGCGGTAAAATTATGACGCCCGACCAAGTGATGACCGGATCGGCTTTATTGATCAACCAAAGCCGTATTGCCGGTTTCGTTTCCGAAAATGAAATTCCTGCCGAATATGATCGGGTGAATCTGGCCGACAGTTGGCTGTTGCCGGGCTTTATCGATCTGCATGTGCATGGCGGCGGCGGTGCGGATACGATGGACGGGGAAGTGGAAGCCATCCGGACCATGGCGAATTTTCATCTGCAGGGCGGCACCACCTCTTTATACCCCACGACGGTAACTCATAACCGCGGCGCTTTGAATCTGGCGATTGAGGCGGTTGGACAGGCAATGCAGCAGGAAGATTTAAAAAAACGTATCCTGGGTATTCATCTGGAAGGTCCCTACCTGGCAGAGCGGCGCAAAGGTGCTCAGAGCGGAGACTATATTCGCTTGCCGCAGTCTGCAGAATGGCAGCCGCTGCTGGATAATCCGGTGGTGCGTCTGGTTACCATGGCGCCGGAATTGCCGGGCAGTGAGGAAATGGTCCGCTACGGTGTGGGCAAAGGGGTTCGTTTTGCTGCCGGACATACGGAAGCGGATTACGATGGCATGCTGCTGGCAGCCTCCTGGGGAGTCAGTCAGGTCAGCCATTTATACAATGCCATGACCGGGCTCGACAAAAGAGCGCCGGGACTGGCCGCGGCGGCGCTCATCTTGAAAGAAATCCGTGCGCAGCTGATTTGTGACGGGGTGCATGTTCATCCTGCCATGCTGAAACTGACCTTTAAAGTCAAAGGTCCAGAAGGTGTGATCCTGATTACCGATGCTCTGCGTGCAACCGGTACGACCGCAAAAACCGATCGGTCGCCGGAGCCGGCTGTGACAGCGCGTGACGGAGCCTTCTATTTGGCGGACGGCACGCTGGCGGGCAGTTCGCTGACCATGGCGGAAGCGGTGCGCCGCGCCGTGAAACTGGGGGGAGCGGCGCTGCAGGCGGCTGTGAAAATGGCCACGCTGACGCCGGCTCAGGCCATGGGGATTGAAAGCAGCAAAGGCAACCTGGCTCCGGGCAGGGATGCGGATTTGGTGATAATGGACGATCGTCTGGAATTGAAGCAAGTCTGGAGCATGGGAGTCAGGTGCGTTTAGTCTGATCTGCCGATGAAAGGCAGGAGCGCTGGCATGAAGGCGCTGAAATGAAGTTATTGTGAAAAAAGGAATGTTGAATATGGAAACTGAAATCTATGACTTTACCGCGGGTTGGCAGGAAAGCCAAATGGCTCACGCCGGCGCCTTGCTGCGCAGCGGTCAATTGGTAGCCTTCCCAACCGAAACCGTCTATGGACTGGGTGGTTCCGCTCTCGATGAAACAGCGGCAAGAGCAATTTATACCGCCAAAGGCCGTCCGTCTGATAATCCTCTGATTGTGCATATTTCCCATCGCGCAATGTTGGCTCAGGTAGCCGATCAGGTGCCGCCGGTGGCTGATCGCCTGATGGATCGCTTCTGGCCGGGTCCGCTGACCATGATTTTAAGCAAGAAACCGGAAATTCCTGATGCGGTGACCGGCGGTTTGCGCACGGTGGGCGTGAGAATGCCGGACCATGCGGTCGCTTTGGCTTTGATTGCGGCGGCGGCGATTCCCATTGCTGCACCCAGTGCCAATCTCTCCGGTAAGCCGAGCCCGACGACTGCGCAGCATGTCTATGATGACCTGCAGGGGCGGATTCCGCTGATCCTGGACGGCGGCGCCTGTCGGGAAGGGGTAGAGTCGACGGTGCTGGACCTCAGCTTCGGTCAGTGCGTGATTTTAAGGCCGGGGGCGATCACCTACGAAATGCTGCTGCCGTTTTTACCGGAACTGATCGCGCCGACGCTGCGGAATCCGCTGCCTTTTGCCGATGTTCCGAAAGCGCCGGGCATGAAATATACACACTATGCACCCAAAGCGGCTGTTATTCTTTACAGTGGTTCGCGCGAGGCCGTATGTGAACGGATGATACAGGATGCGACGGCTGCCAGAAAACGCGGTGAGAAGATTGGCGTCATCATGACGCAATATCAATTCGGCGCACCGGCGGATCTGGTTTTTGATTTATCCGCAGCGGACGAAGCACGCATGCTGCACCGGACGGCTCAGCATCTTTTTGAATGTTTCCGCGCCTGCGATGATGCCGGAGTCAATCGTATTTTGTTACAAGGTGTAACAGAGAAGGAATTAGGCCGGGCAGTGATGAACAGAATGGTGAAAGCGGCAAAGGAGTGGATATGTCTTGAATGAAACCAGACAGAAAAATCAGGAAGAGAATGCAAAACCTTTGACCGTATTGTTTATTTGCAGCGGCAATACTTGCCGCAGCCCGATGGCGGAAGTGATTGCCAAAGACATTCATGAAAAAACCCTGCATGCACCGAAGTGCCGCTTCCTGTCTGCCGGTTTATCCGTTGTGGCAGGAGATAAAGCGGCGGAAGAAGCTAGCCTTGCCATGGCAGATCTGGGACTGCGTTTGGGTGAACGTCCTGCTCAGAGCGTAACAGAGGAAATGCTGCAGGAAGCAGATTTGGTTTTAACGATGAGCAACGCGCAGCGGACCCTGCTGCTGACCCGTTTCCCTGGTTATACCGCAAAAACATTTGTCTTAAACCGTTATGTCGGCGCAGAGAATACGGATATTGAAGACCCCTATGGCCAACCTTTGGAAGTCTATCGTCATACAGCGGTTCAACTGCGCGAAAGTCTGGAACGGCTGATGGACCGGCTTGCCGCAATGTGATAAGCTGCAGGCTGATTCCTCTGCGGTTTTGGTAAGGAGGTATTTTACGATGAGAATTGCAATTGGTGCCGATCATGGCGGCTACCAGCTAAAAGAAGAAATCCGCCAGTCTCTCGAAAAATCCGGACATACGGTTCAGGATTTTGGCTGTTATTCCACGGAACCGGTGGATTATCCCGATTATGCGATCCTTGTGACGCGGGCAATTCAGCAAAATGAAGCGGATAAAGGGATCCTGCTTTGTGGCACAGGCATTGGCATGAGCATTGCGGCCAATAAGCAAACCGGCATCAGGGCTGCTTTATGCCACGACCTGTTCTCAGCCCAGGCCACTCGTGAGCATAACGACAGCAATGTCTTATGTATGGGAGGCAGAGTCGTCGGCAGCGGTCTGGCCTTGAGTATTGTTGATACCTGGCTGAATACAGAATTCAGCGGTGGCAGACATCTTCGCCGAATCGCCAAAGTGGAAGCCGCCGCGCAACAAACAGAGGAAGCTGAGTTTAGCACGGAGCAGCTGCAGCTGCAGGCCACCGATTTACTGCAGGAGCTGGCAGAGAAAAGCAATTTGGAACCAGGCAGTCTGGTGGTGATCGGCTGCAGTACAAGTGAGATCGGCGGTCATCGCATCGGTTCCGCTTCCAGCGCGGAAACGGCCGCAGCTGTTTATGCAGGCTTGCGCCAAGCGGCGGATGCTCACCAGCTGGTCCTGGCTTTTCAATGCTGCGAACACCTTAACCGCTGCCTGGTCGTCGAACGCAGTACGATGGAACGCTATGATTTGGAGCAAGTTTCGGTTGTTCCCACCGCGCACGCCGGCGGAGCGATGGCGACGCAGGCTTATGCTCAGATGGCGGAAGCAGCGGTGGTCAATGATCTGCACCATAAAGCGAGAGCCGGCTTGGATATCGGCAATACTTTGATCGGAATGCATTTGGCTTGGGTGGCAGTACCGCTGCGCTTAGCGCATAAAACGCTCGGGAAAGCCAGCGTCCAGGCCGCCTTCAGCCGTCCGCGCCTGGTGGGTGGCAAGCGAGCCGTCTACAGCCAGGAACAGGCGCAGGAAGCCAATCGGCTTTAAGCAAGAAGCGCTTCCATACTTTTATACAAGCTCTCCGCGCTGATTGCAAATTTGCTGCGGGTTAGCTTATAGGAAACATTCCAGATAATTTAAGGAGGAGTTAGCATGAAAATCAATGAATTTCCCGAACTGAGAGCATTTGATCCTGAAATTGCTAATACGATGGACTTGGAGCTGGGCCGTCAGCGCGATCACATCGAACTGATTGCTTCCGAGAACTTTGTCAGCAAAGCAGTCATGGAAGCCGTGGGAACCGTATTAACCAACAAATACGCCGAAGGTTATCCGGGACATCGTTATTATGGCGGCTGCGAATTTGTCGATATCGCTGAAAATTTGGCGCGTGACCGCGCCATCGCTTTGTTCGGGGCAGATCATGCCAACGTGCAGCCTCACTCCGGTTCTCAAGCGAATACCGCTGTTTATATTGCCGTCCTGAAACCCGGTGATACGGTAATGGGGATGGACCTTTCTCATGGCGGCCATTTAACGCATGGTTCTCCCGTCAATATTTCCGGTTTACTCTATCATTTCGTCGCTTACGGTGTCAATAAAGAAACCGGACGGATCGATTATGATGAAGTCTTAAGAATCGCCAAAGAATGTCATCCAAAATTGATTGTTTGCGGCGCTTCTGCTTACTCCCGCGAAATCGATTTCAAACGCTTCAGTGAAATTGCCAAAGAAGTCGGCGCTCTGCTGATGGTGGATATGGCTCACATCGCCGGTTTGGTTGCGGCCGGCTTACACAGCAACCCGGTGCCCTATGCCGATTTCGTAACGACGACAACGCATAAAACGCTGCGCGGTCCCCGCGGCGGTATGATTCTCTGCAAAAAAGAATATGCCAAAGCCATTGACAAAGCGATTTTCCCCGGCATTCAGGGCGGCCCGTTGATGCATGTGATCGCTGCCAAAGCGGTTTGCTTCAAAGAAGCGCTGGCTCCGGAATTTAAAATCTATCAACAAAAAGTGATCGACAATGCGCAAGCCCTGGCAAACGGTCTTGTCAAACGCGGTTTTAACTTAATTTCCGGCGGTACCGACAATCATCTCATGTTGGTTGATCTGCGCAATAAAAATATCACCGGTAAGGACGCTGAGAAACTGCTTGGCACCATTCATATCACCTGCAACAAAAACACGGTCCCGTTTGAAACGGCCAGTCCCTTCATTACCAGCGGTATTCGCTTAGGCACCCCTGCCGTTACCAGCCGCGGTTTCGATGAAGCTGCGATGGATGTGATTGCCGAAGTAATTGATATGGCGATCGCCGGACGTGAGGATGAAGCGGTTTTGGTGCGCTGCCGTGCAATGATTGCGGAACTCTGCGCTCAATTCCCGCTCTACGCTGATTAAGTAGCCTAATTTGAGACAACGGCAAAGCCACGCAGCGCCGTTGTCTTTTTTTGGGGGGGAAGCTAAGCAAATAACACAAGTCTGTTTTGTCCGTCATGCCCATTCGGATAACAACAATCCGGATCAATATCAGCGCGGTTTGACCGGGCAAGAGAAAAAAGGCGCCGCACTCATGGCGTTGGCTCTTGAGGATAGCCGCATCGGCGCCATCTATGCCGGCACCTGCCTGCGTACCAGCCAGACGCTGGCTCCGCCTGGCAAAGCAAAAAGGGCTGAGCATTCACGCGGTGGAAGCATTGCGCGAACGCGGCATGACGGTAGCGTTATTTACCGGCAATTTCGACGAATACATGCAAGCTCAATGGTCGGATCTGAATTACGCCGCAGAGGGCTGTGAATCATTGCTGGCAGTGCAAAAACGAAACATCGAGGCTTGTCTATCAAATCGTCACGGCGCAGCCGCAGCAGACGGTAGTAGTGGGTGTGCATGGCTGCACTTTATCAACCATCTTGCATTACGATACCGATTACGGCTTAAAGGGCTATTTGTAGATGAAGCCGTTTGCTCCTTACAGCATGCGCTTGGATTACAAAAATGCTGCAATGCTGAATTGACAGAAATCACGTTCTGAGAACAGTCTAAAAAAACAGATCCGGTAAAACCGAATCTGTTTTTTTAAGGTCAGACGGAACAGGTGACACTCTGGAACCTGGCGGTCTATTTGGGTGTAAAAGAAGTGACGACCTTGGCTAATTTGCCGTTGATCAGGGCGCTGACTTCCACTTCCACCCGATAACCAGCGGTTGCACCGCCCAAAACAACCGTAAAAGGAGAACCGCAGTAGCCCTTGAGTACCGAACTGCGTGTCCTGAAATGGAAGGTAGCCGTATAAGGTGTGTTGGCCGGTCCGGTTACCATCAGCTGAACTTCACCGTCACCATCGGGTTGCTCCGGTGTGATTTTAACCGAAAAATCAGCGGGACCGATCGCTTTATCCGCGATTTCGGCGTCACTGCTTTCGGTGGTTTCCCCTCGGGCGGCAGCCGTCTCTGCTTGACTCGGTTTGTCGCTCGTTTCAAGTGGTTTTGTCGCTTCTGAATCGACTTCCGTGCCGGGCTTCCCGCTGATGGTTGTATCCGGTACTTCGGCGGCAGGCGGCGTTTGCTCCGCGCCTGACTCTTTCCCGGGGGTACCTTGTGAATCTGAATTGGGGTTAAAAATCGTGCCATGCTCTACCGGGATCACCGGGCGCACCTGCAGGGTGCAGCCGCTGATCAAAAAAACCATGCAAAGCAAAAGCAAAAGAAAACGTAAGCGGGTTTTCATTTCCATCACCTGCCTTTGCGGTATCGACGAAGGAGCGTTTTTTCTAAGAAATGTAAGGATTTTAAAATAAAACTTTAAGCCAACGCTACGGCGGTGCCGTTGGCAATCATGGCATCCTCCCATGCATAATCAAAATGGCAAGCCTGATTACGTTGTGACGGCAGGAATTCTGTGATCGGGTTTTCTCTAAACCAAGCCATGCTGCGCTGCAGCGCCTGTGCGACATCGTATTTTTCCCGATAACCAAGCGCTTCCAATTTTCCCGTCGATTGGGTGAAAATAACCGGACTGGCTAAATTCGGAATGTGGGGGAAAAGCGGAGCCGGCAGGCTATAGAAAGTCATTGGCTGGCCGCACAGACTGGCGGCGAGACTGACCAGCTGTCGGTAATTTGGCGTCCGGGTATGACCGGAATTATAGATATTTCCATTGGAAGCCGCTGTGCGCAGCAGAAAGTCAACCTGGACACCAACGTTAGCGGCATATTCTCTGTGATAGACACCGCAGCCGCCTTCCGGCAGAATCATTTGCCGCCGCTGATCCAAGAGACGCTTGATGAAATACCATTCCCTAGCCTGATGATCATATTCACCAAAAACAGCGGGCAAGCGCAGCACGGTTACCGGAAACCCCGTTTGTGTATGGGCAGCAAAGACGGCTTGTTCGGCCAGCACCTTTTTATGTCCGTACGCATGGCGGGGGTCGTCGGATAGAATCAGAGGATCCGTTTCGTGAATCGGGCTTGCCGTAGGTTCGGCATATACCGAGGCGGTGCTGATCATCAGATAGCGATCGCAATGGCCTTGCAGTTGTTCAATCGCCAGGCTGGTTTCCGGAGCATCGTAAGCGACCATATCCACGGCCGCATCGAAATGCTCCGCAGCAAGGACGGATCGGATTGAGCCGGGCAGAAAACGATCGCCAACCAACTGACGCACCGAGGCACCCTCCTCCTTTAACGGATGATTGCCGCGGTTGAAGAGAGTGACTTCATTGCCGGCCAGGAGCAATTCTCTCACAACATGCCGGCCGATAAATTTGCTGCCGCCGATCACCAGGATTTTCAAATAAAACGCCTCGCTTTCCTATTTCATCCGATGGATGACTGAGAATGGAACGACTGAATCTATATCTTTCTACAAAGCAGAAACAAAGTCCTTTTTTTTACCGGCTGACCGTGATGACTGTCTTCTGTTTCCGCCGCGGCCGGGCTCTTTTGCTGCGCTGCTCGAACACTTCGGTTCTCCGCCGGAGAAATGCACAAAAAATCTCTGCCGCATAGGATAGGAAATAGTATATCATATTACGAAGGGATTCGTGTGACATTTTAAATAAAAATAACGTTTTATCTAGTTGTACACGTTGGTCTACCATTCATGCATTACCATTAAAATCTTCACATTTATATCCTTGACTTTTTATTCGTGTTGCGATACTATAATATTAAAGCAGAAGTAGATAGCGGCTTTTTTTTACCGCGCATTTACTCTGCATAGATAGAAAAGAGGAGGTTTTTTCCCATGAATGCTTATATGCAAAGAGTTCTGGAACAAGTGAAAACTCGTAATCCCGGAGAACCGGAATTCATCCAAACCGTGGAAGAAGTCTTTAAGAGTCTCGAAGTTGTTGTCAATCAACATCCCGAATATGAAGCCATGGGTTTACTGGAGAGAATGGTCGAACCTGAAAGACAGATCGCTTTCCGTGTAACCTGGGTAGACGATGCCGGTAAGGTCAATGTGAACCGCGGCTATCGTGTCCAATTCAACGGCGCGATCGGACCTTACAAAGGCGGTTTGCGTTTCCATTCCTCTGTTTATGTCGGCATCATGAAATTCCTTGCTTTTGAACAAACCTTCAAAAACAGCTTGACCGGCCTGCCGATCGGCGGAGCAAAAGGCGGTTCCGATTTTGATCCGCGCGGCAAATCCGATGCGGAAGTAATGCGTTTTTGCCAGGCTTTTATGACCGAATTGTATCGTCACATCGGTCCTGACATTGACGTTCCCGCCGGTGATATTGGTGTTGGCGCCCGCGAAATCGGGTTCCTTTATGGTCAATATAAACGGATTACCGGTACTTGGGATAACGGCGTGCTGACCGGCAAGGGAATGAGCTACGGCGGCTCCCTGATCCGTCCGGAAGCAACCGGTTACGGTGCTACCTATTATTTGAATGAAGTGCTGGCTCACTTCGGCGATACCATCAAAGGCAAGACCGTAGCGGTTTCCGGTTTCGGCAATGTGGCTTGGGGCGTTGCTTCCAAGGTTGCTGAATTAGGCGGCAAAGTAGTTACTCTGTCCGGCCCGGATGGCTATATCTATGATAAAGACGGCGTGATAACAGCTGAAAAGATCAATTATATGCTCACGATGCGTGCTTCCGGCCGCGATAAGGTTCAGGATTATGCGGACAAGTTTGGCTGCGAATTCCACGCCAAACAAAAACCGTGGGGCGTCAAAGTTGACATTGCGATGCCCAGCGCCACCCAAAATGAAATCGGCATGACGGAAGCCCGGCAGATTATCAACAACGGTGTGAAGTACTATATCGAAGTAGCCAATATGCCCACCACCAACGAAGCTTTGGAATTTATCCAGAAATCCGGTTTGACTGTTGCCCCCTCCAAGGCTGTCAATGCCGGCGGCGTAGCGGTTTCCGCTTTGGAAATGTCCCAGAACTCGATGCGTTACAGCAGGACCGCTGAGGAAGTGGATGCGAAATTGCATGCCATTATGAAGAACATCCATGATGTTTCCGCTGTCGCTGCGGAAGAATGCGGTTTGGGTTATGACTTGGTTGCCGGTGCGAACATTGCCGGTTTCAAGAAAGTTGCCGAAGCGATGATCGCTCAGGGACTCATCTAAAATCCGCACCAAAATTAACGAAAGATTTTTTGCTCTCAAATCCTGAGCTAAAAGACTCCCTTGCCGTCAACAGTTCTGCTGTTGCCGGCGGGGGAGCCTTTTTTTTTAAGAAACGCTGCGCTCTTTTTGGAGGGCTTGCAACCGCTTTCTGTAAAGGGGAAGGAAAAAGCAGACCGAAATAGAATAAAAGGGGAGCGCTTGCTTACCAGGAAGGAACAAAAAAAGGAAGTTTTAGTATGATTAACCTGCGGCAAAAAATTGCAGACCGGTTTACCGGCTATTTAGATAATCCGACGCTGCGCAGCAATGTAAAATACAGTATCCTGAACGGTGCTCTTTCCAATGTTGCGGTTGGTTTGACCGGATCTTTCATGGCGGTTTATGCCCTGAAGCTGGGATCGACGGAAAATATGCTGGCGATTTTAGCATCAGGACCGGCCTTGATGGGTTTAATAGCCCAGATTCCGGCTGCCGTGATGACGGAGCGGATCGAAAAGAAAAAAGAAGCGATGGTCAAGTGGGCGCTGTTGCAGCGCATCTGTTATTTTATTTTCGCCGTCATTCCCTTCCTGCCGCTCGCCGCGATCTATAAAGCCTGGCTTTTTATTTTGCTGGTAACTGCCATGAATTTCCCGACCAATATTGTCAACACCATGTGGACACAAATGATGGGCGAGATTATCCCAACCCGCTATCGCGGCCGTGTTTTTGGTGACCGCAACTATGTGATGGGTTGGTTTGCTTTGGCCAGTATGATGCTGGCCGGTCCGCTGCTTGATTTTATTCCTTATCCTTATAATTATACGCTGCTTTTTAGTCTGTCGTTCCTTGCCTTTATGGCTTCTCTGAACTTTTTGAACCGGACCGATGAAGTGAAATCTGACGAGGCGCCGGCGAGCAGTGTGCGCAAAAGCAATCCTTACGAAGGGTTCAAATTCATCATCAAGGATCAGCCTTTCCTGGTTTTTGTCTTGGCTGCCACTCTTTTAAATTTAGGATTCGGTTTGACTGCTTCCATGTGGACACTGAATCAGGTGCGTGACCTGCATCTGAATAATACCCAGATTGCCATGACGACCGTCGTGCAGTCTCTGGGAACGACCTTGAGCTATCCCTATTGGGGTAGAATTATCGACAGAATCGGCAGTAAAACAGTCTTTCTCTTAGCGGTTTTTCTTTATATTTTCCGACCGTTGGTGCAGATTTTTGTGACGGCCGATAACCTTTGGCTGATGTGGCTGATTTGTTTCATCACCGGCCTGGCGCAGGGGGCTTATGCTTTGTCACAGTTCAATACGCTTTTGGAAGTGGCGCCCGATCCCAATATGCGGCCCAGCTATCTGGCCTTCTTCAATATGGCAGTGCAGACAGTCTCGTTCATCTTTCCGATGGTGGGTGTTCAGATTTATACAAGGATGGGAAACCAGGTCAATCCTGTTTTCTGGTTGTCTACGATCATTCGCGTTCTCGCCGCCGTCGTGATGGCTTCGGTGATCTTTTCTGCTTATCAGAAAGAAAAGCGCGCTGCCAATAAAACGCAATCATGATGACCGGCCTGCTCAAACGAAAAAACTTTTCGCTGCAGACACAGACTGTAGGCGAAAAATTTTTTTAGCAGAAGAGCCGGTAAGGCAGAGGTCGTGCAATCGCCTGATTTCCCTGAGCAAGAGCCTCATCGCCAGGGTGAGCTCATTGCTGAAATTGACGCCGATTCCGTCAGCGGTTCAATCCACATAAGAGAAAGCTGCCTTTTCCTGAGAAATATCCCGGACAACCTCTGCTTTTTCTCCGGAACCGGCAGGCGGGATGTCACAACAGCAAGATGAGCAAAAGAACCGGCTGCGGAAAATAGAAAAGTGCTGACTAAGAGGACAGGCAGTGTGAAACGATCCTGAAAAATAAGCGGGACGTTATCACCGGCAGGACCGCGCGGCAAAGCGTTGCGACGCAGAAAATTAATTTATGGTGATAACGGTCTGCCGGCGCGACGAACCGCTGCTTTGACCTTCCATCCATTGATTCGCTTGCTTTGTTTCGGGAGCGAAAATGGAAGCAGAACAACTGATTTGCTAAATTCAGGATTATTTTCTCGGCCGCAAGGCTGATTTTCTTTATCCGCCAGTTTCACTCTTGACTGGCACTGCCGGTTTCAGGCTGATGAAATCGCGGACCTGAGCCGAGAGGAAGATAAGTGAGAGAGAACCGCAGCCGAGCAGCATACCGATGATAAATAAGTTGGAAAGCGGATAAATTTCTCCTAAAAAACCGTAGATCAGCGAGGAAACCGGGCACAAACTATTGCTCATGGTAGTCATGACACCGGCCAGTTTACCGCGCTGGGTTGGTTCTACGCCAACCATGAAAACCGAATTCAAAATTGAGTTGGCGACGGCATTGCCAATCATGCCAAAGCCAATCATCGCACAGGTTAAGTAGATATTGTAGGTACAAACCATCAAAATCATACAGCTGCCCATCAAAATAAAACCAAACAGAACGAGAGAAGGATAAAGACGGCTGGGGAATCGGAAGCTTGCCACGATGAACATGCCGATCAAACCACCCATGCCCATGCAGGCCATAATGATACCGTATTGCTCTACACTAAAGCCACGCTGCAGGAACATGGCCAACAGCAAACTAAAGATGCCTGCCGTGAAGAGATTTGTCAGCATGAAGATGATCAACGTGATGCGTAGCCCTACATTTTGATAAAATACCCGCACACCTTCTTTTAGATCGGTCAGGACATTTTTGGTCTTGGCCGCCTCGCTCAGCAGATGCTGGGGCAAACGCAGAAACAGCAGCGAAATAAAGTAATAAAAAAAGGAAACCGCATTAATGGCAATCAGCAGAGGAACACCCAACAGGCTGACCATAAAACCGCTGATCCCATTTCCGGCCAGATCGACAAAAGAGAAAGCGGCGCTGCGGATGGAATTTGCTCTGACAACATCTTCTTTTTCCACCAAATCGGGTATGATCGAGGAAACAGCCGGACCGGCAAAAGAACCGGCGGAGGAAAGCAGCAGTGCGCTGAGCATCACAAGGGGAATACTCAACAGATTTCGAAAAGCGAGCAAGGCAACCAGACTCATAAAAACAGCGCGGAACAGGGTGGCGAGGCAAAGAATCTGTTTGCGGTCAAAGCGATCGACCAAAGCACCGGCAAACGGAGAGATGACGATGCGGGGCAGAAAGGA
It contains:
- the prmC gene encoding peptide chain release factor N(5)-glutamine methyltransferase — translated: MSGKPATLRLLRREGANYLKEHGLEQTAWRDAELLLRQALAMSRASFFSHLDEAMVLTTEQRRQYHYNLQQRTAQTPMQYLLGRQEFYGLEFQVAAGVLIPRPETEHLVAAAEQQLRRWSCDGSGLVIAEIGVGSGAIALTLAHLLPGLTVDASDISPLPLQLSAVNAEQLGVKQRVRFFLGDLLAPLPLPQYAMILSNPPYIPSAEIEALAADVRQEPIIALDGGPDGLSFYRRLLRDAGPRLQPNGFLILEIGQGQLQAILRLAEEEGWLLDRAVADFAAIPRVLLLKRKESAAGFISLCSRTYSSHFRID
- the nagA gene encoding N-acetylglucosamine-6-phosphate deacetylase, giving the protein MAGVAFYRGKIMTPDQVMTGSALLINQSRIAGFVSENEIPAEYDRVNLADSWLLPGFIDLHVHGGGGADTMDGEVEAIRTMANFHLQGGTTSLYPTTVTHNRGALNLAIEAVGQAMQQEDLKKRILGIHLEGPYLAERRKGAQSGDYIRLPQSAEWQPLLDNPVVRLVTMAPELPGSEEMVRYGVGKGVRFAAGHTEADYDGMLLAASWGVSQVSHLYNAMTGLDKRAPGLAAAALILKEIRAQLICDGVHVHPAMLKLTFKVKGPEGVILITDALRATGTTAKTDRSPEPAVTARDGAFYLADGTLAGSSLTMAEAVRRAVKLGGAALQAAVKMATLTPAQAMGIESSKGNLAPGRDADLVIMDDRLELKQVWSMGVRCV
- a CDS encoding threonylcarbamoyl-AMP synthase, coding for METEIYDFTAGWQESQMAHAGALLRSGQLVAFPTETVYGLGGSALDETAARAIYTAKGRPSDNPLIVHISHRAMLAQVADQVPPVADRLMDRFWPGPLTMILSKKPEIPDAVTGGLRTVGVRMPDHAVALALIAAAAIPIAAPSANLSGKPSPTTAQHVYDDLQGRIPLILDGGACREGVESTVLDLSFGQCVILRPGAITYEMLLPFLPELIAPTLRNPLPFADVPKAPGMKYTHYAPKAAVILYSGSREAVCERMIQDATAARKRGEKIGVIMTQYQFGAPADLVFDLSAADEARMLHRTAQHLFECFRACDDAGVNRILLQGVTEKELGRAVMNRMVKAAKEWICLE
- a CDS encoding low molecular weight protein arginine phosphatase, with the translated sequence MNETRQKNQEENAKPLTVLFICSGNTCRSPMAEVIAKDIHEKTLHAPKCRFLSAGLSVVAGDKAAEEASLAMADLGLRLGERPAQSVTEEMLQEADLVLTMSNAQRTLLLTRFPGYTAKTFVLNRYVGAENTDIEDPYGQPLEVYRHTAVQLRESLERLMDRLAAM
- a CDS encoding TIGR01440 family protein, encoding MEAAAQQTEEAEFSTEQLQLQATDLLQELAEKSNLEPGSLVVIGCSTSEIGGHRIGSASSAETAAAVYAGLRQAADAHQLVLAFQCCEHLNRCLVVERSTMERYDLEQVSVVPTAHAGGAMATQAYAQMAEAAVVNDLHHKARAGLDIGNTLIGMHLAWVAVPLRLAHKTLGKASVQAAFSRPRLVGGKRAVYSQEQAQEANRL
- a CDS encoding serine hydroxymethyltransferase, with amino-acid sequence MKINEFPELRAFDPEIANTMDLELGRQRDHIELIASENFVSKAVMEAVGTVLTNKYAEGYPGHRYYGGCEFVDIAENLARDRAIALFGADHANVQPHSGSQANTAVYIAVLKPGDTVMGMDLSHGGHLTHGSPVNISGLLYHFVAYGVNKETGRIDYDEVLRIAKECHPKLIVCGASAYSREIDFKRFSEIAKEVGALLMVDMAHIAGLVAAGLHSNPVPYADFVTTTTHKTLRGPRGGMILCKKEYAKAIDKAIFPGIQGGPLMHVIAAKAVCFKEALAPEFKIYQQKVIDNAQALANGLVKRGFNLISGGTDNHLMLVDLRNKNITGKDAEKLLGTIHITCNKNTVPFETASPFITSGIRLGTPAVTSRGFDEAAMDVIAEVIDMAIAGREDEAVLVRCRAMIAELCAQFPLYAD